The Caldisericum sp. genome segment GCGCTTGATTTATTGAAAGACATAATCCTCATAACAAAACAACAAGAAACTGAAAATATAAAGAATATTGACTTACTCGGGACTATTGCTGACGAATTCCTTACATTTAGCGGAAAGAGAATAAAAGAGGTTTACGACATTCTAACAAAAGCAAAAGAAGGTCTTTTGACAAATGCAAACGCAATGCATATAATATTAAGTGTGGTGTTTACAATTGAGAATTTATGAAAGGATGAATTATGGAAATAGTTGACAATATTGTAATTTTAGCAGGAGTGCTTTTACGAAAAGATATGCATACATACTTTATTCCAAGGGAAGAAAACCAATTTAGAGTTGGTGACCTTGTTATTGTTGAGAGGAATAACTCTACAATGCTTGCAAAGGTTGTTCGTCCATATGTAAAAATGGATGTCAAGGCATACGACAAACTTAAAGAAAGATTTGGAATAATGAGAATTTTAAGGAAGGCAAACCTAGACGACTTGAAGTATTTTGAGAACCTTGCAAAGAAAGAAAATAGCGCTTTTAAGGTTTGCAAGGAGAAAATAAGAGAACACGGGCTTCCAATGCATCTTATTGAAACAATCTGGGATGAAAACGAAAAGGAATATGTCTTTTATTTTACGGCTGATTCAAGAGTTGATTTCAGAGCACTTGTGAAAGACCTTGTTTCTACTTTCAATACAAAAATTAAACTCTGGCAAGTTGGCGCAAGGGATGCAATGAGATTTTTTGGTGGCATTGGACCTTGTGGGTATCCTGTTTGCTGCACAAATTTTCTAAAGGATATTGAAAGCGTAGAACTCACATACGCAAAGATGCAAAATCTCCCGATGAATGTATCAAAAATAACAGGCGCATGCGGAAGGCTTGTCTGTTGTTTGCGGTATGAATTGAAAGAAGGTGAGCCAATAAAAGTTGAAAACATAAAGATAGAGGATATCAATTTCGATGGAGAGGAATAAACTGCGAGTTGGACTTATAGGCACTTCTGAGCGTCCTAACGAACCTATAAGTGATGAAGTAAAGCGCATTGCATATAGGTTTGGGTATCTTGTTGGCATTGAGGGATTTATACTTTTTACAGGCGGCCGTGATGGTGTTATGGAAGCATGTTGCCATGGAAACTTTGATGCTCATGGCATAAATGTGGGTATTCTTCCTTCGAATAGCGTAAGCGAAGCAAATCCATATGTTACAATTCCAATAACAACAGGGCTTGGGATGGATTTTCGTTCGATCCTTATGATCCACGCAACCGATGTAACTGTTATGATTGGCGGAAAAATAGGAACCCTTCTTGAACTTGTATCAACTTATCAAAATGGGAAACCTGCGATAATAATAAAAGGAACAGGAGATTTTGCAGATTCGATAGATAGGATTCTTATCGATGGGCGTTACTTTGATTCTCGCAAAAATGCAGAAATATACTTTGTCAATTCACCAGAAGAAGCAATAGAAAAGATAAAGGATATATTCAAAATTAAATGATCCCAGAAGTACTCAAGATAAAAGGATTTTTAAGTTACAGAAACGAGGCAGTCCTTGATTTTACACAAGTAGGTGATGTAGTTCTCATAACAGGCGATAATGGTCACGGAAAGTCTTCAATTATAGATGCACTTGTATACGCATTTTTTGGCGTTGCAAGAGGGATAACAAGAAACAAGGGAGACATCGTAAATATCGACGAAAAAGAACTTTTGGTAGAACTGACATTCAGGGAAAAGGGCAAGAGATACAGGATTAAAAGGACATACAGAAAGGACAAAGAATCCTCAAGCCTCATACTGGAAGAGTTTGATTCAAATGCCCTTATGTTTAAAAACATAAGCGAGGGGAAAATAACCGATACTGAGCAAAAAATCCAGAAGATCCTTGGATTTAACTATGACACCTTTATTGGGGCTTCATTTATACTCCAGGGACAGGCAGACTTCTTTACAACAAAAACGCCAAGCGAGAAAGCGGAACTCTTACGAGAGATGCTTGGGCTTGAAATATTCGAATCTGCAAAGGAAATTGCAAAAGAAAGAAAAAAGGAACTTTTAAAAGAGATAGATTTAACAAGAAAAGAAATTGAGGAAAAGAGGGGAATTATTGAGAAAGATAGTGAGTATAATGAGCAATACAGGATTATAAACGACGAGATTTCAGCCTTAGAAAAAAGAATAAAGGATGTAAGCGATAATTTAGATAATATCCAAAAGTTGAAAGGTGAACTTATAAAGTTAAACGAGAGGTTCGAAAGCGTAAAAAGGGAAAAAGAGGCTTACGAAAAACGTCTAAAAGAAAACCTCTTGAACTTGGAAGACCTTAAGAAAACTCTAAACGAGTTTACCGAGATATTAAAAGAGAAAGATGAAATAATAAGTAACTATAACACATTGAAGGATGTCCGCCTTAAAAGAGAAAAGGAAAGCGAGAAAGAGTTAGTATTCATTAATCTTAAAAACGAAAAAGTCTCAAAAGAGAAGGAAATCAAGGCAAAAGAAGAAGCAAAACTAAAAGAAATTGCCTTACACAAAAAGTCCCTCGAAGAAGTTCAAAATGAAATCGAGTATACGGGAAAGAAAATCGAAAAGTATATAGAAGAAATAGAAAAACTTAGCGAAGAAAAACACCAGATATTAGAAATAAAGGATAAACTTTCAAATGAAGTTTTGGAACTTGAAAAAAGACAAAGCGAACTTTTACTCAAAGAAGAGAGGCTTAAAAATATCCTTGAACAAAAAAATAGTATCGAAAAGAATATTGAAAATAACTTAAATAGACTTAAAAAAGAATTGGGTGAACTCACAAAGAAGAAAGAGAACATAAAGAATTTAAAAAAGGATTTTGAAGAAGCGCTTAAAAGCAAGGAAGAAGAAAGAGTATTACTTAGTAAAGAGATTGAAAATCTTAAAGGCATTGCTTTGCAAAAAGATTTGGTTGTAAATGAAATCGAAAACACATTAAAAGAAATTTCGGCACTTGAAAAGGCATACGAGTTAGAGAAAGAGAAAGAAAACCTTATAACTACAACAGAAGAGCCAAAGTGTCCCTTGTGCGGAAGCCCCCTTACGGAAGAACACAGAGACAAACTTCTAAAGGACTTTAAAACTAATATAGAAAACTTTCTTAAATCAATAGAACAGTTAAAAGTTAAAAGAGAGGAATTATCGAAAAAACTAAACACAATCTTAGAAAGCGAAAAACACCTTCAAGAAAAACTCATCCTTCATGGTAAGTTAGAAGAAACCCTTTCAAATATTTCTAACAAAATTTCGCAAGAAGAAGTTGAAATTAAAGATATTGAAAATAGAATTTTAGAGATTGAAAGCGAAATTAAAAAAGAGGAAAATAACATAGACCTTGAAAAAATAAATAGCGACATAGAAACGCTTAAAAAAGAAATAGAAGAGAAAGCTATTTTAGAGAGCGAATTTACTAAAAAGAAAAAAGAACTCGAAGAAACCGAGACAAAACTAAAGAAAATTGACGACACACTCCTTGAACTTGTAGCAAATAGAAAAAATGAAGAAACGAATCTCGAAAAGAGCCTTACAAAGCAAAGGGAAGAAAATTCAACATTAGAAACGCTCCAAAAGGAATTCGAAAGCAAAACATTTATTGAAAATGAGCTAAAGGAACTTAAAGAGATTGAAGACAAACTTTTTGCTCTTAATTTCGATGAAGCTAACTATAAAAAACTTAAAGAAGAGGAGTTTTCCTTAAGGATTTACGAAGAAAAATACCAGAAACTTACAGTTGCAGATGTAAAGATAGAAAATATACAAGCACAAATTAAAAAGTTGGAAAGCGAAATTGAGGAGCTGAAAAAGGAAATTGCTTTAAAAGAAAACGACCTTGCAGAACTTGCGACAAAAATAAAAAATCTTTCGTATGTTGAAGATGAATTCAAGAAAACTTCTAAAGAACTTGATGATTTAAATAGCACTTTGAGAGAAAAATACATAACAAAGGCAAAATTAGAAGAAAATTTGAACCTCATAAGTAAGATAAAAGAAGAAATTAAAGAAAAAACTACGATTGTTATAGAACTTGAAGAAAGAGTTAATGCATTAAATGCACTTGAAGAGATCCTCGGAAGAAATGGCGTGCAGTTAGCAATTATGAGTGAATATCTTCCGCACCTTGAAAATGAAGTGAATAGCTTCTTGCAAAGGCTTACAGACGGTGGAATGTATCTAAAATTTCAGACTGTAAAAAGTGATAAAAATTCTGAAAAGCCAACCCTCGACATACTGATTTACGATAGGGGAACTGAAAGAAGATATGAACTGTTCTCTGGTGGAGAGAAGTTTAGAATTGATTTTTCTCTTAGATTAGGTATTGCTAAATTCCTAGCACATATTAGAAATGCAACGCTTGAAATGCTTGTAATCGATGAAGGTTTTGGAAGCCAGGATGCAAGGGGAAGGACAAACATACTCGAAGAAATAAACGCAATTAAAAGCGACTTCAAAAAAATTCTTGTAATAAGCCACCTAAACGAGATAAAAGAGAACTTTACAAATCAAATAAGGGTTGTAAAGGACGAAAATGGCTCTCGAATAGAAGTCCCTTAAAAATCAATTACCCTTTAACAGCACCAAGTGTAAGCCCTGAAATAATGTATTTTTGTAACAAGAACCAAACAACCATTACAGGAAGCGAAATAATAATGGAGAATGCCGCAAACTGCGACCATGGTGTATTCCACTGCCCCTGCATATTGTAAAGGGTCATTGCAAGAGTAAAGTTTGTCGGTTTTGTTAAGAAAGTCCAGGCAAGCATCCACTCCATCCATCCGTTCATAAATCCGAAAAGGAATGTAACTGCAATTGCAGGAATAGACAAAGGAAGAATAATTTTAGTAAACGCCTGGTGCCTGTCACATCCATCAACAAGGGCAGCCTCTTCAAGTTCTTTTGGCACGGTATCAAAATAACCTTTCAAATTCCATATTGCAAACGGAACTGAGCCTGATGCATATGCAACAATCAAACCATAGAGAGTATTTCGGATATGTAGAAGTGTGAGGATTACAAAGAGTGGCGCAAGGGTTGCAGTTGCAGGAAGCATCTGTGTTACAATAAATCCAAGTAAGCCTATCTCCCTTCCGGGGAATCTAAATCGTGAGAAAGCATATGCAGCAGTAGACGCAAGTGCAACTGAAAGAAGTGCTGTTCCACCTGCAACAAATAAACTATTAAAAAGAAGTTTTACAAAAGGAACAGGATATGCTTCATACGGACGGGTAAGCACCTTTATATATGCTTCAAGAGTAGCATTTTTTGGAATTATTTGAAGTGTTGTTGGTCTAAGGACATTAACGGGGTTTAGAGACATCGAAACAATCCAGATTACAGGAAAAATCGCAATTAATATCCAGAAAATAATATATGCATGAAGGTATATATGCTTGAGTCTTTCTATGGTTTGCCTTTTCATATCTCGCTCTCCGTTGCTCTTGTAACTCTATTTGTAATTAAAGTAATCCCAAGAAGAATAAAGAAAACTATAAGTCCAAATGCACTTGCTATTCCGTATAGCCCACCAGGATTAACTATTTTATAAGCCTGCGTTACAAGAATTTCCGTAGTCCCCAAAGGACCTCCCCCCGAAACAAGATAAATAACATTAAACTGGTTAAAAGTCCAAACAATGCCAAGCATAATTGCAGGAAGCATAGCTGAGCGTATCAAAGGAAGTGTAATTTTAAAGAACTTTCCTCTCTCGTTTACTCCATCAATTTCCGCAGCCTCGTAAATTTCCTGAGGAATGCTCTGGAGTGCACCCGTTGCAACAACCATCATAAATGGGAAGCCAAGCCACACATTTGTAATGAGGTCTGCATAAAATGCATACGATAGGAATGGTAAAATTTTGATCGGCGCATTCGGATTTGTAAGCCATGGAATTTTAGCAGCATGCCCCAGAATTGAGCTCAGGATTTGGTTTACCGCCCCAAAATCCACATCAAACATATTTTTCCATATAAGGGCGCTAATGTAAGATGGAACTGCCCATGGGATAACAAGAAGTGTCCTATAAACTTTCTTCAAGGCAAGTCTTGGAGCATTTAAAGCAACTGCAAGGCTTATGCCAATTGCAACATGTAAAAAGACATTTGCAAAGGTCCATACGACATTAAATGCAAATGTTCTCCAGAAGTTGAAATTTTCAAGAGGGACTTGATTTGTAAAAATCTTTATGAAGTTTGCAAACCCGACGAATTGAGGATGGGGATTTCTTAAGTTAGAGATATTAAAATTCGTAAAAGCCATCCATACCTGATAGAGAATGGGGAAAGCAGTTATCAAAGCCATTACAATTGCGGAGGGCAAGATATAGTAATAGGCAAGTTTGTGCCTTCTTATTTGCTCCCAGAGTTTAACATCTGATTTATCAGTCATATTTTTCACCCATAAACAAAAGGGGGCTTTGTTGCCCCCCTTAATCAACTATTTTACTACTGACCTCTCATTGCGTTAATTTTGTCTTGAATTGTCTTTTGTGCGGTGTTTATTGCATCCTGTGGTGTTGCTTTTCCTGCAAGAACGGAATCAATTGCGGTTTGCATTGGATCCCAAACAGCACCCATCTCTGGTGCAATTGGCATTGGAACGCCAGTCTTCATTTGTTCAAGGAATCCTGCAATAATTGGATCTGAAGAAGTATCAACTTTTGTATTAGATGGGATATGTTTTGCTTTTTCGAAGAACTTCTGCTCAATGTCCTTGCTTACCATAAATTTGATGAAATCAACTGCTGCTTTCTTCTGAGTATCGTTTATGTTTGCATTAACAAAGAAATCCTTTGTGTTTACGAATGGTGCAAATGGGTTCCCTGTGTCTGCAAAGGCTGGCATTGGTGCTACACCAACTTTATCCCCAAGTGCCTTTGTGTAATCACCGACAGCCCAGGGACCGTTGATAATCATTGCTGCTTTTCCTTCTTTAAACATTGAGTCTGCTTTTCCATAGTCGTTTGCAACTATAAAGTGTGGATCAGAAGCTAACTTCTTGAGGAATGTTAAAGCAAGGACACCACCATTACCCTGATTAACAACTGCATTGTAGTTGTCATCAAAAAGCTTCATACCTGCTGCAAAGAAATAACCTGCAGTAAAGTAGAAACCTGAGTTATAAACCATTCCATATGTATCGCCCTTGCTAATTGAATCTACAAGGGTGATAAGTTCGTTTGTATCCTTTGGAAGATTTGGTACAAGAGATTTGTTGTAAATAAGTGCAACGCACTCGGTTGATTCTGGGAATGCCATCATCTTGCCCTTATACTTAACCTGATCAAGAGCACCTTTCACATAATCAGCAAGGAATGTTGAATCAAAATAGGAATCAAGAGGGGTAATAAGATTTGCTTTTGTAAAATCGCCGATCCAGTCTGCAGGTCCGACTAAGATATCTGGGCCGCCACCTGCTGCTGCTTCTGTCTGATACTTGTTCTTAAGTTGATCGAATGGAACCTGAAGTTGGTTGATTGTTACTTCGGGATGCTGTTTGTTGTACTCAGCAATTGCCTCATTCAAAACATCGAGTTCTGAGCCACTCCAGGAGTGCCAAATTGTAAGTGTTACAGGCTGTGCTTTTGGTTTGCAACCTGCAAAGAGGGTTGCAACCATCGCAACCATCAGTACTGCTACTAATACTTTTTTCATACCTACCTCCTTCTCTTCAATTTTTTACATTAAATAAAAAACTCTTAACATAATTATATGCAACTTAAAAAACAAGTCAATAATAAAATTAGGAAAATATTAAAAAACTCAAAATGGATACAAATACCAAATTTCAATCCATTGTGTGGAGTTGGAGAAGGGGTTTTCCCTCCTCGATTGTCTTGTCATGCCAAGCGTTGCGAGGCATCTCCCAATTAATCGAAGGGGTTAAAAGACCCCCTTCGAACTTCCCCCATTTAACGGAGGAGACCCCTCACTGCGTTCGGGGTGACGA includes the following:
- a CDS encoding TIGR00725 family protein — translated: MERNKLRVGLIGTSERPNEPISDEVKRIAYRFGYLVGIEGFILFTGGRDGVMEACCHGNFDAHGINVGILPSNSVSEANPYVTIPITTGLGMDFRSILMIHATDVTVMIGGKIGTLLELVSTYQNGKPAIIIKGTGDFADSIDRILIDGRYFDSRKNAEIYFVNSPEEAIEKIKDIFKIK
- a CDS encoding SMC family ATPase gives rise to the protein MIPEVLKIKGFLSYRNEAVLDFTQVGDVVLITGDNGHGKSSIIDALVYAFFGVARGITRNKGDIVNIDEKELLVELTFREKGKRYRIKRTYRKDKESSSLILEEFDSNALMFKNISEGKITDTEQKIQKILGFNYDTFIGASFILQGQADFFTTKTPSEKAELLREMLGLEIFESAKEIAKERKKELLKEIDLTRKEIEEKRGIIEKDSEYNEQYRIINDEISALEKRIKDVSDNLDNIQKLKGELIKLNERFESVKREKEAYEKRLKENLLNLEDLKKTLNEFTEILKEKDEIISNYNTLKDVRLKREKESEKELVFINLKNEKVSKEKEIKAKEEAKLKEIALHKKSLEEVQNEIEYTGKKIEKYIEEIEKLSEEKHQILEIKDKLSNEVLELEKRQSELLLKEERLKNILEQKNSIEKNIENNLNRLKKELGELTKKKENIKNLKKDFEEALKSKEEERVLLSKEIENLKGIALQKDLVVNEIENTLKEISALEKAYELEKEKENLITTTEEPKCPLCGSPLTEEHRDKLLKDFKTNIENFLKSIEQLKVKREELSKKLNTILESEKHLQEKLILHGKLEETLSNISNKISQEEVEIKDIENRILEIESEIKKEENNIDLEKINSDIETLKKEIEEKAILESEFTKKKKELEETETKLKKIDDTLLELVANRKNEETNLEKSLTKQREENSTLETLQKEFESKTFIENELKELKEIEDKLFALNFDEANYKKLKEEEFSLRIYEEKYQKLTVADVKIENIQAQIKKLESEIEELKKEIALKENDLAELATKIKNLSYVEDEFKKTSKELDDLNSTLREKYITKAKLEENLNLISKIKEEIKEKTTIVIELEERVNALNALEEILGRNGVQLAIMSEYLPHLENEVNSFLQRLTDGGMYLKFQTVKSDKNSEKPTLDILIYDRGTERRYELFSGGEKFRIDFSLRLGIAKFLAHIRNATLEMLVIDEGFGSQDARGRTNILEEINAIKSDFKKILVISHLNEIKENFTNQIRVVKDENGSRIEVP
- a CDS encoding sugar ABC transporter permease, with the translated sequence MKRQTIERLKHIYLHAYIIFWILIAIFPVIWIVSMSLNPVNVLRPTTLQIIPKNATLEAYIKVLTRPYEAYPVPFVKLLFNSLFVAGGTALLSVALASTAAYAFSRFRFPGREIGLLGFIVTQMLPATATLAPLFVILTLLHIRNTLYGLIVAYASGSVPFAIWNLKGYFDTVPKELEEAALVDGCDRHQAFTKIILPLSIPAIAVTFLFGFMNGWMEWMLAWTFLTKPTNFTLAMTLYNMQGQWNTPWSQFAAFSIIISLPVMVVWFLLQKYIISGLTLGAVKG
- a CDS encoding sugar ABC transporter permease translates to MTDKSDVKLWEQIRRHKLAYYYILPSAIVMALITAFPILYQVWMAFTNFNISNLRNPHPQFVGFANFIKIFTNQVPLENFNFWRTFAFNVVWTFANVFLHVAIGISLAVALNAPRLALKKVYRTLLVIPWAVPSYISALIWKNMFDVDFGAVNQILSSILGHAAKIPWLTNPNAPIKILPFLSYAFYADLITNVWLGFPFMMVVATGALQSIPQEIYEAAEIDGVNERGKFFKITLPLIRSAMLPAIMLGIVWTFNQFNVIYLVSGGGPLGTTEILVTQAYKIVNPGGLYGIASAFGLIVFFILLGITLITNRVTRATESEI
- a CDS encoding maltose ABC transporter substrate-binding protein, giving the protein MKKVLVAVLMVAMVATLFAGCKPKAQPVTLTIWHSWSGSELDVLNEAIAEYNKQHPEVTINQLQVPFDQLKNKYQTEAAAGGGPDILVGPADWIGDFTKANLITPLDSYFDSTFLADYVKGALDQVKYKGKMMAFPESTECVALIYNKSLVPNLPKDTNELITLVDSISKGDTYGMVYNSGFYFTAGYFFAAGMKLFDDNYNAVVNQGNGGVLALTFLKKLASDPHFIVANDYGKADSMFKEGKAAMIINGPWAVGDYTKALGDKVGVAPMPAFADTGNPFAPFVNTKDFFVNANINDTQKKAAVDFIKFMVSKDIEQKFFEKAKHIPSNTKVDTSSDPIIAGFLEQMKTGVPMPIAPEMGAVWDPMQTAIDSVLAGKATPQDAINTAQKTIQDKINAMRGQ